The sequence below is a genomic window from Acetobacter vaccinii.
ACGATCTGTTTGAAGGGCACCATGTTGGCGATTCCCGTCCGTTGAAACTGGGGGGAGATGTTGTCAGCTCCGCCACCTACGGGGGGGCTGACCGGTGCTACCGTTACACGCTGCGCCGCGTGTGGGACCCCTCCGGCCCTGTCATGATGTGGCTGATGATGAACCCTTCGGTCGCGACCGAGGACGGGGATGACCGCACGGTGGCCAAATGTCAGCGGTATGCGCGGGCCTGGGGGTATGGGGGCATGCTGGTGGGGAATACCTTCGCCTATCGTTGCACCGACCAGAAGCGATTGCTGGAAACGCCCGACCCGGTCGGACCAGAGAATGATGCCGCCCTGCTGGCCATGGCGGGGGAGGCCGGGCTGATTGTGGCGGCCTATGGTTCCCCCCATGATCGTGAACTGCGTGCCCGTGGGCCGGAGGTGCTGCGTCTTTTGCAGCAGCATGGTTTTGCCGTGCATGCGCTCAGGATCAGCAACACCGGGCGACCCTGCCACCCTTTGTACCTCCCCTCCACCTTGACGCCGGAGCTACTGCCGCAGGAGGGCACGCCTTAGTCCTGCCTTCCTGTCTGTCGTGTGTTGACTGGCGCGGCACTTCGGTATCCCCTTACGGGATAAGGAAGAACCATTGCCCCAAAGGGCATGAAAGGCCGGACCAACCATGACAGGAGAAAGCACGCATCATACCACAGGGTATCTTGCGTCGGACGAATTTGCGGCCATGCTGGATCGGCTGGGGGAGGTTGCGGTTCGCACGGGGCTGAACGTGCTGCCGGGCCAGCAGGTCATTCTGACAGCTCCGTTGCATGCGGTGCCGCTGGTGCGGCGGGTGACAGAGCATGCCTACCGGGCCGGTGCGTCGCTGGTCACAACCTTTTATTCCGATGACCAGACCACTCTGGCCCGTTACCAGTATGGGGCGGAGGACACGTTTGACACCGCCGCAGGCTGGCTGGCCAAAGGGATGGCCGACGGTTTTCGCGAAGGTGCGGCCCGCATGGCCATTACTGGTGGCAACCCGGCTCTTCTGGCCGGGCAGAAGCCTGACCATGTCTCCCGCGCCAGCAAGGCGGCGTCCATCGTCAACCGTCCTGCCATGGAAATTATCACGAATTTTGATATCAACTGGTGCATTGTCGCAGCAGCAACGCCGGAGTGGGCACAGCAGGTGTTTCCGCACCTGCCGCCCCAGCAGGCGCTGGAAGAACTCTGGCGCGCCATTTTTGCGGTTTCCCGCCTGACAGGGCCAGACCCTGTGGCAGAATGGGCAACCCATAACGCCATCCTGCACCGTCGCGCCACGTTCCTGAACGATGCCCGCTACGCGGCCCTGCACTTTACCGGCCCCGGAACCGACCTGACAGTGGGGCTGGCTGACGGGCACGACTGGGCCGCCGGGGCCGAAAAGGCGGGCAATGGTGTTGTCTGCAACCCCAATATCCCGACCGAGGAAGTGTTTACCACGCCCCACCGCCTCAAGGTGGAGGGGCATGTCTCCAGCACCAAGCCGCTATCCCATCAGGGGACATTGATTGACGGTATCCACGTGCGGTTTGAGGCTGGCCGGATTGTGGATATGCAGGCCACAAAAGGGCAGGACGT
It includes:
- a CDS encoding DUF1643 domain-containing protein: MHDLFEGHHVGDSRPLKLGGDVVSSATYGGADRCYRYTLRRVWDPSGPVMMWLMMNPSVATEDGDDRTVAKCQRYARAWGYGGMLVGNTFAYRCTDQKRLLETPDPVGPENDAALLAMAGEAGLIVAAYGSPHDRELRARGPEVLRLLQQHGFAVHALRISNTGRPCHPLYLPSTLTPELLPQEGTP
- a CDS encoding aminopeptidase, which codes for MTGESTHHTTGYLASDEFAAMLDRLGEVAVRTGLNVLPGQQVILTAPLHAVPLVRRVTEHAYRAGASLVTTFYSDDQTTLARYQYGAEDTFDTAAGWLAKGMADGFREGAARMAITGGNPALLAGQKPDHVSRASKAASIVNRPAMEIITNFDINWCIVAAATPEWAQQVFPHLPPQQALEELWRAIFAVSRLTGPDPVAEWATHNAILHRRATFLNDARYAALHFTGPGTDLTVGLADGHDWAAGAEKAGNGVVCNPNIPTEEVFTTPHRLKVEGHVSSTKPLSHQGTLIDGIHVRFEAGRIVDMQATKGQDVLARVLDTDEGSCRLGEVALVPHSSPISRSGILFQNTLFDENAASHIALGQAYTKCMRDTEGQDEASLAARGANTSMIHIDWMIGSGQVDVDAVTADGSHTPLMRQGEWVVEA